A window of Rufibacter sp. LB8 contains these coding sequences:
- a CDS encoding NAD(P)/FAD-dependent oxidoreductase: MSKLPGKNAVVIGAGFAGLSAASSLAQAGYAVTCLEKNEVAGGRARVFSAQGFTFDMGPSWYWMPDVFEHYFQKFGKKVSDYYDLVRLDPSYQVLFGEGDVLPIPAQMAELEAMFEELEPGVALQLRKFLKQAAYKYEVGINQLVYKPSRSVTEFANVKLMVDVLRLDVFQSMSKHVRKYFRHPKLIQLMEFPVLFLGALPENTPALYSLMNYADLSLGTWYPKGGMHKIVEGMVKLAQELGVEMKLGEEVTRLEFEGESISKVITSKGEYAADVVIGGADYHHFETKLLPPALQSYTEKYWQSRVMAPSSLIFYLGVNKKLTGLLHHNLFFDEDFGPHGQEIYTNPAWPKRPLFYVSMPSKTDDTVAPEGMENLFVLIPVAPDLEDKAETRDYYYHLVMERLERLTGQDVRSHVVYNRSYAHRDFIADYHAFKGNAYGLANTLTQTAILKPSLKSKKVKNLFYTGQLTVPGPGVPPSLISGQVVAAEVVKEFAPRPVPLTA, from the coding sequence ATGTCCAAACTTCCCGGGAAAAATGCAGTGGTGATTGGGGCGGGCTTTGCCGGCCTTTCGGCGGCGTCTAGCCTGGCCCAGGCCGGGTATGCCGTGACTTGCCTGGAGAAAAACGAGGTAGCTGGTGGCCGCGCCCGGGTTTTCAGCGCCCAAGGCTTCACCTTTGACATGGGCCCCAGTTGGTATTGGATGCCCGACGTGTTTGAGCATTACTTCCAGAAATTCGGGAAGAAGGTGTCTGACTATTATGATTTGGTACGCCTGGACCCATCTTATCAGGTTTTGTTCGGCGAAGGCGATGTATTGCCTATTCCGGCCCAAATGGCGGAGTTGGAAGCCATGTTTGAGGAACTGGAACCTGGGGTAGCTTTGCAACTTCGTAAATTCCTGAAACAGGCCGCTTATAAATACGAGGTGGGTATCAACCAACTGGTGTACAAACCCAGCCGGTCGGTGACGGAGTTCGCCAACGTGAAGTTGATGGTAGATGTGCTGCGATTGGATGTGTTTCAGAGCATGTCTAAACACGTGCGCAAGTATTTCAGGCACCCCAAGCTGATTCAGTTGATGGAGTTCCCGGTGTTGTTCCTGGGCGCGTTGCCAGAGAACACGCCGGCGCTTTACAGCCTTATGAACTACGCAGATTTAAGTTTAGGCACCTGGTACCCCAAAGGCGGCATGCACAAGATTGTGGAAGGCATGGTGAAATTGGCGCAGGAATTAGGCGTTGAAATGAAACTGGGCGAAGAGGTCACGCGCCTGGAGTTTGAGGGCGAAAGCATTTCCAAAGTCATTACCAGCAAAGGCGAATATGCAGCTGATGTAGTAATTGGCGGTGCCGATTACCACCATTTTGAGACCAAGCTTCTGCCGCCTGCCTTACAAAGCTATACTGAGAAATACTGGCAAAGCCGCGTAATGGCCCCGTCCTCGTTGATTTTCTATTTGGGCGTGAATAAGAAACTGACCGGCCTGCTGCACCATAACCTGTTTTTTGACGAAGACTTCGGGCCGCACGGCCAGGAGATTTACACCAATCCGGCCTGGCCTAAAAGACCGCTTTTCTACGTGTCGATGCCGTCTAAGACAGATGACACGGTGGCGCCAGAAGGCATGGAAAATCTGTTTGTGCTGATTCCCGTGGCCCCAGACCTGGAAGACAAAGCTGAAACCCGTGACTATTACTACCACTTGGTCATGGAGCGTTTGGAGCGGCTCACGGGTCAAGACGTACGCTCCCACGTGGTTTATAACCGAAGCTATGCGCACCGTGATTTCATCGCAGATTACCACGCCTTCAAGGGCAATGCTTACGGCTTGGCCAACACGCTCACGCAAACGGCTATTTTGAAGCCCAGCCTCAAAAGCAAGAAAGTAAAGAACCTGTTTTACACCGGGCAATTGACGGTGCCCGGCCCGGGCGTGCCGCCGTCGTTAATCTCCGGGCAAGTGGTGGCCGCAGAAGTGGTGAAAGAATTTGCGCCGCGCCCAGTACCCTTAACCGCCTGA
- a CDS encoding RNA polymerase sigma factor yields MTALDFTSVVEKMAPTLRPAAYNLTRDADDAKDLVQETLLKAFVNREKFRAGTNLKAWLYTIMRNTFINNYNKVTKRTSTLDTTEYIQYSKDDRMVTSNRASGDFALNDIYAAIENLQEEFRIPFMMYYVGYKYLEIAEQLQLPIGTVKNRIHLARKELKGQLHVYAYGD; encoded by the coding sequence ATGACAGCCTTAGATTTTACTTCCGTTGTAGAGAAAATGGCGCCCACCCTTCGGCCAGCTGCCTATAACCTTACCCGCGATGCGGACGATGCCAAGGATTTGGTTCAGGAAACGCTGCTGAAGGCGTTTGTGAACCGTGAGAAATTCAGGGCGGGCACCAATCTAAAGGCGTGGTTATACACCATCATGCGCAACACCTTCATCAACAACTACAACAAGGTCACCAAACGAACCAGCACCTTAGACACCACGGAGTACATTCAATATTCCAAAGATGACCGCATGGTCACCTCCAACCGTGCCTCCGGTGATTTCGCCCTCAATGATATTTACGCCGCCATTGAAAACCTGCAGGAAGAATTCCGGATTCCGTTTATGATGTACTACGTGGGCTACAAGTACCTGGAGATTGCCGAGCAGCTGCAATTGCCCATAGGAACCGTGAAGAACCGCATTCACCTGGCCCGCAAAGAACTCAAAGGCCAATTGCACGTCTACGCCTACGGCGATTGA
- a CDS encoding MerR family transcriptional regulator: MAHYSIKELEHLSGIKAHTLRIWEQRYNLLQPKRTDTNIRYYDDADLKNLLNVALLYQEGYKISKIAQLPPSQVAEEVLKLTENELGQEQFINQLIVAMVELDEALFERVLSRVILTLGFTGAVRTVIYPFLHKIGLLWQTANITPAHEHFMSQLIRQKMLVAIDALPLPQNQAAPRVILFLPEGELHELALLYGHYLFRAKGYQTLYLGQHLPLVDVQRAANQFKAEFLFTVFTSAMQKMTVVEYLEQLNETVNVKEILITGAILQYYPEGAFPKTTHYLKTLDALDAWLVK, encoded by the coding sequence GTGGCGCATTACTCTATCAAGGAGTTGGAACATCTTTCGGGCATAAAGGCCCATACCTTACGCATCTGGGAACAGCGCTACAACCTGCTGCAACCCAAACGCACTGATACCAACATCAGGTACTATGATGACGCCGACCTCAAGAACCTGCTCAACGTAGCGCTTTTATACCAAGAAGGCTATAAAATCTCCAAGATAGCCCAACTGCCGCCCAGCCAGGTAGCCGAGGAAGTACTCAAACTCACTGAAAACGAGCTAGGGCAGGAGCAGTTCATCAATCAGCTCATTGTGGCCATGGTGGAATTGGACGAAGCCCTGTTTGAACGCGTGCTGAGCCGGGTGATTCTGACCTTGGGTTTCACGGGCGCGGTGAGAACCGTGATTTACCCGTTTCTGCACAAGATTGGGCTGCTGTGGCAAACCGCCAACATTACGCCGGCGCATGAGCATTTCATGAGTCAGTTGATCAGGCAGAAAATGCTGGTGGCCATTGACGCACTGCCCCTGCCGCAAAACCAGGCGGCCCCGCGCGTGATTTTATTTTTGCCAGAAGGCGAATTGCATGAACTGGCTTTGTTGTATGGGCATTACTTGTTTCGGGCCAAAGGCTACCAGACTTTGTATCTGGGGCAGCACTTGCCGTTGGTAGATGTGCAACGCGCCGCCAATCAATTCAAAGCCGAATTTCTGTTCACCGTGTTCACTTCAGCCATGCAGAAAATGACGGTGGTGGAATATTTGGAGCAGCTCAATGAAACCGTGAACGTGAAAGAAATTTTGATCACCGGTGCCATTCTGCAATATTACCCGGAAGGCGCGTTCCCCAAAACCACCCACTATTTAAAAACCCTGGATGCCTTAGATGCCTGGTTGGTGAAATAA
- a CDS encoding sterol desaturase family protein gives MLTNAAIVLGTFAVMEVVAWAVHKYVLHGFLWNIHESHHKPHDHAFERNDLSFAFYGVIAALCFIYGSEQLDYRFWIGTGISLYGLAYFFIHDLLIHRRIKLFGKASSTYLRALDIAHKVHHKTKGRDGSESFGMLWVHPKFFRIARRKR, from the coding sequence ATGCTGACGAACGCGGCGATAGTGTTAGGGACCTTTGCAGTGATGGAGGTGGTGGCCTGGGCGGTGCACAAATACGTGTTGCATGGTTTTCTGTGGAACATACATGAAAGTCACCACAAGCCGCATGACCACGCCTTTGAGCGCAATGATCTGTCTTTTGCTTTCTACGGGGTCATTGCGGCGCTTTGTTTTATTTACGGCTCTGAGCAGCTGGATTACCGGTTCTGGATTGGTACCGGTATTTCGCTCTACGGGTTGGCGTATTTCTTCATTCATGATCTGCTGATTCACCGCCGGATCAAGTTGTTTGGGAAAGCGTCCAGCACCTACTTGAGAGCCTTAGACATTGCGCACAAGGTACACCACAAAACCAAAGGCAGAGATGGGTCAGAGTCCTTCGGGATGCTCTGGGTCCATCCTAAATTCTTTCGCATAGCCCGCCGGAAACGTTAA
- a CDS encoding DUF86 domain-containing protein → MTDRSRKYLSDVLMAIELIEDFTKDTPDFSMYEADRKTQSAVVRQLVIIGEAINKFRKLEPAIEIKNDRQIVGFRNRLVHAYDSLDNSIVWAILESHLQPLKLEMKKLSLL, encoded by the coding sequence ATGACGGACAGAAGCAGGAAATATCTATCTGATGTGTTGATGGCTATTGAATTAATTGAGGACTTCACGAAAGACACGCCAGACTTCAGCATGTATGAAGCAGACCGAAAAACTCAGAGTGCTGTTGTAAGACAGTTGGTGATTATCGGTGAAGCCATCAACAAATTCAGAAAGTTAGAACCTGCCATTGAAATTAAGAATGATAGGCAGATTGTAGGGTTCAGAAACAGACTGGTTCATGCGTATGATAGTTTAGACAATTCCATTGTTTGGGCGATTCTGGAAAGTCACCTGCAACCGCTAAAGCTTGAAATGAAGAAGTTGAGTTTGCTTTAG
- a CDS encoding nucleotidyltransferase family protein: MNLKESIKGNTPAFLDLCKSHQVKTLYAFGSVTTNDFDESSSDIDLLVELNTQDPVQRGEHLMDLWEKFEVFFQRKVDLLTNASIKNPILRKSIDASKQLIYDGQKQEISI; the protein is encoded by the coding sequence ATGAATTTAAAGGAGTCTATAAAAGGAAATACACCAGCGTTTTTAGACTTGTGCAAATCGCATCAGGTTAAAACACTGTATGCTTTTGGGTCTGTCACTACAAATGATTTTGATGAAAGCTCCAGTGATATTGATTTGTTGGTGGAACTCAATACCCAGGATCCGGTGCAAAGGGGCGAACACCTTATGGATTTATGGGAAAAATTTGAGGTGTTTTTCCAACGGAAAGTGGATCTATTAACCAATGCTTCTATTAAAAACCCAATTCTCAGGAAAAGTATTGACGCTTCCAAGCAATTGATATATGACGGACAGAAGCAGGAAATATCTATCTGA
- a CDS encoding enoyl-CoA hydratase/isomerase family protein gives MNTSTEETLALTYILYECVDRVAYITLNRPEKRNALNAEVVTELKKAFDFAENDEACKVIVLRANGAVFCAGADLEYLQQLQHNSFQENLEDSTHLMQLFYQIYTLKKVVIAQVHGHAIAGGSGLATVCDFTYAVPGARFGYTEVKIGFLPAIVKIFLLRKIGEARAKELLLTGDLISAVRAKEIGLVNDVIPDEDLATTVRQLAERLCTQNSGQSMEVTKEMIAMVQEMPLKDALNYAAERNALARATEDCQRGIQSFLDKQPLSW, from the coding sequence ATGAATACGTCCACTGAAGAAACCCTCGCCCTTACCTATATTTTATATGAATGCGTGGACCGCGTGGCCTACATCACCTTGAACCGGCCCGAGAAACGAAACGCGCTGAACGCCGAAGTGGTGACGGAACTGAAAAAAGCCTTTGACTTCGCGGAGAATGACGAGGCCTGCAAGGTGATTGTGCTGCGGGCCAACGGGGCTGTTTTCTGCGCGGGCGCTGACCTTGAATACCTGCAACAGCTGCAACACAACAGCTTTCAGGAAAACCTGGAAGACTCTACGCACTTGATGCAGCTCTTCTACCAGATTTACACGCTCAAAAAAGTGGTGATTGCGCAGGTGCACGGGCACGCCATTGCCGGCGGAAGCGGTCTGGCCACGGTCTGTGATTTTACCTATGCCGTGCCCGGTGCCCGGTTTGGGTACACAGAAGTGAAGATTGGGTTTCTGCCCGCCATTGTCAAAATATTTCTGCTCCGAAAAATAGGGGAGGCCCGTGCCAAGGAACTGCTCTTGACCGGAGACTTGATTTCGGCGGTAAGGGCCAAGGAGATTGGGTTGGTGAATGACGTGATCCCCGACGAAGACCTGGCCACCACCGTGCGTCAGTTGGCAGAACGGCTTTGCACGCAGAACTCGGGCCAGTCCATGGAAGTGACCAAGGAAATGATTGCCATGGTGCAGGAAATGCCTTTGAAAGATGCCCTGAACTACGCCGCAGAACGCAACGCCCTCGCCCGCGCCACCGAAGACTGCCAGCGCGGTATCCAGTCGTTCCTGGACAAGCAACCGCTGAGTTGGTAG
- a CDS encoding ComEC/Rec2 family competence protein, with product MPKLVITGTLRLVGSFVVGILLYHSIGRGFPFAWEAAAFFMLLFGLLAWRAFQKPLARNRTRAGVAGLAAVAAVSFWGTSLKNKPANLPVPLAEITHYQITFSKSVALKPTSVSSVGQVQAVRANGKWYKASGKVAVFLPRSESADSLKYGQQLLVKGSLQTPAEPANPYQFNYKRYLGLQHIQWQVYLNDGTWQAIGYEPPSLLVSLSLQVRKKLERAFKAQIPTKRELTIAQALILGVQDDLDAATRNAYARTGTMHVLAVSGMHVGLLYGALLLFLKPMARGRKGKLLVFLVIVGVVWFYAFVTGMSASVLRSVTMFSLLELGKVLRRKASILNTLAVVAMVLLLYEPNFLFDVGFQLSFLAVAGIVLLQPLFLQVWNPERRMVRWVWELFAISVAAQLATFPLSLFYFHQFPVYFWAANLLAVPATSLGLYVGLAFMAFFWVPGLNVILAKVLQGLLWILNEFLLLVEFWPGAVLDGFVITPGQTVALYLFIGAAIMFLVYRKLAWLTFSVMCLAFLSGTELAEAQRLRRTQELVLHSVRKSSAVSLVQGRSVHFMADSAFRAQPQNFTYNVQPYWWAKDIKNEDAWFGAHFQNGAQKQEIAQHETDQGNRILVWRGKRLLWLKRLPRAVQKPLQVDAIVLQQNVWTTPDKLKSMFSTRLVVLDQTNARWYVQRKKQELQQAGYTVHLLEEDGAWHIRL from the coding sequence ATGCCTAAACTGGTCATCACCGGCACCTTGCGCCTGGTGGGCAGTTTTGTGGTAGGCATTCTCCTGTATCATAGCATAGGCCGCGGTTTCCCATTTGCCTGGGAAGCTGCGGCTTTTTTTATGCTACTATTTGGACTGCTGGCCTGGCGGGCGTTCCAGAAACCGTTGGCTAGAAACAGAACGCGGGCAGGAGTAGCGGGCCTGGCAGCCGTGGCGGCGGTTTCTTTCTGGGGCACTTCTCTCAAAAATAAACCCGCTAACCTGCCGGTGCCGCTGGCGGAAATCACGCATTATCAAATCACGTTTAGCAAATCCGTGGCCTTAAAACCGACCTCGGTGAGTTCAGTGGGCCAGGTACAGGCCGTGCGCGCCAACGGGAAATGGTACAAGGCCAGCGGCAAAGTAGCGGTGTTTCTGCCCAGGTCTGAGTCTGCTGATTCTTTGAAATACGGGCAGCAACTTTTAGTCAAAGGAAGCTTGCAAACTCCCGCAGAGCCCGCCAACCCTTATCAATTTAATTACAAACGCTACCTGGGCCTGCAACACATTCAATGGCAAGTCTACCTGAATGACGGCACGTGGCAAGCCATTGGCTATGAACCGCCCAGCCTTCTGGTGTCGCTCAGCCTACAAGTCAGAAAGAAATTGGAGCGGGCATTTAAGGCCCAAATTCCAACCAAACGCGAACTGACCATTGCCCAGGCATTGATTCTGGGCGTGCAGGATGATTTAGACGCCGCCACAAGAAACGCCTACGCCCGAACCGGCACCATGCACGTGCTGGCAGTGAGTGGTATGCACGTGGGGTTGCTGTACGGGGCGCTGCTCTTGTTCTTGAAACCAATGGCCCGCGGCAGGAAAGGCAAATTGCTGGTGTTTCTGGTGATTGTGGGCGTGGTCTGGTTTTACGCGTTCGTGACTGGGATGTCGGCGTCGGTGCTGCGGTCGGTGACCATGTTTTCGTTGCTGGAATTGGGCAAAGTGCTTCGCCGGAAGGCGTCTATTCTGAACACGCTGGCGGTGGTGGCCATGGTTTTACTGCTGTACGAGCCCAATTTCCTGTTCGATGTCGGGTTTCAGCTGTCATTTTTGGCGGTGGCGGGCATTGTGCTGCTGCAGCCATTATTCCTGCAAGTCTGGAACCCTGAGCGGCGCATGGTGCGCTGGGTCTGGGAATTGTTCGCCATTTCTGTGGCCGCGCAATTGGCCACGTTTCCGCTGAGTCTCTTTTATTTCCATCAGTTTCCGGTGTATTTCTGGGCGGCTAATTTGTTGGCGGTGCCGGCTACTTCGCTTGGGTTGTATGTGGGCCTGGCGTTCATGGCGTTTTTCTGGGTGCCGGGGTTAAATGTTATCTTGGCGAAAGTCTTGCAAGGCTTACTCTGGATTTTGAATGAGTTCCTGCTGCTAGTGGAGTTTTGGCCGGGCGCGGTGCTAGATGGTTTTGTGATCACGCCGGGCCAAACGGTGGCGCTGTACTTGTTCATCGGCGCAGCCATCATGTTCTTAGTTTACAGGAAGTTGGCGTGGCTCACCTTTTCAGTGATGTGCCTGGCCTTTTTGTCGGGCACTGAATTGGCGGAGGCACAGCGGCTGCGCCGAACCCAGGAATTAGTGCTTCATAGCGTTCGGAAAAGCAGCGCGGTGAGTTTAGTGCAAGGAAGGAGCGTGCATTTCATGGCCGACTCCGCCTTTCGGGCGCAGCCCCAGAATTTCACCTACAACGTGCAGCCGTACTGGTGGGCGAAGGATATTAAAAACGAAGACGCTTGGTTTGGGGCCCATTTCCAAAACGGAGCCCAAAAACAGGAAATCGCGCAGCATGAAACCGATCAGGGAAACCGAATTCTGGTCTGGCGCGGCAAGCGACTGCTCTGGCTGAAGCGACTGCCGCGCGCAGTGCAGAAACCGCTGCAGGTAGACGCTATTGTGCTGCAGCAGAACGTATGGACAACTCCGGACAAGTTGAAATCAATGTTTTCTACGCGCTTGGTGGTGCTGGACCAGACCAATGCCAGGTGGTACGTGCAGCGCAAAAAACAAGAACTGCAGCAAGCCGGTTATACTGTGCATTTGCTGGAGGAAGATGGCGCCTGGCACATCAGGCTGTGA
- a CDS encoding GNAT family N-acetyltransferase: MTISAHKIENQQDLEAAFKIRETVFVVEQNVPAEEEYDEFEKSSTHYLATANGIPCGTARWRVTDKGVKLERFAVLQEYRSQQVGSAILQKVMADVQAAHPGKKMYMHAQVHAIPFYGRHGFTKVGELFSECDIDHYKMEKYA, translated from the coding sequence ATGACTATTTCCGCGCATAAGATAGAGAACCAGCAAGACTTGGAGGCTGCCTTCAAAATCAGAGAAACCGTGTTTGTGGTGGAGCAGAACGTGCCCGCCGAGGAGGAGTATGACGAGTTTGAAAAATCTTCCACGCATTACCTGGCCACTGCCAATGGCATTCCCTGCGGTACCGCCCGCTGGCGCGTCACAGACAAAGGCGTGAAGCTGGAACGGTTTGCCGTGCTTCAGGAATACAGAAGCCAGCAAGTTGGCAGCGCCATTCTGCAGAAAGTGATGGCCGACGTGCAGGCCGCGCACCCTGGTAAGAAAATGTACATGCACGCGCAGGTGCACGCCATTCCGTTTTATGGCCGCCACGGGTTCACGAAGGTAGGCGAGCTGTTCTCTGAATGTGACATTGACCATTATAAAATGGAGAAATATGCCTAA
- a CDS encoding PhoH family protein → MVEKTITLENISLIDFLGLENQNIKQLAAAFPSSKIISRGNEIKIQGQTPEITKIHEILSSLIEHYHQYGKITDKSVHKFLAADNDFEDDVVITSPDVIVYGSKGGVIKAKNPSQHRLVEAIAKNDLIFAMGPAGTGKTFISVAMAVRALKNKEVKKIIISRPVVEAGESLGFLPGDMKDKIDPYLRPIYDALEEMIPVEKLKYYYENKIIEIAPLAYMRGRTLNNAFVLLDEAQNTTPMQIKMFMTRMGPTSKVMINGDRTQIDLPRNQRSGLIEAMTVLKDIKGIGFVEMASEDVVRHRLVKNIVEAYTKFDEKRQKDREEREKSGDTDNQDAPRRRQNFRRYDD, encoded by the coding sequence TTGGTAGAAAAAACTATTACCCTGGAGAATATCTCACTTATAGATTTCCTGGGCCTCGAAAATCAGAACATCAAACAATTGGCCGCCGCGTTCCCCAGCAGCAAAATCATCTCGCGCGGCAACGAGATCAAAATCCAGGGCCAAACCCCCGAGATCACCAAAATCCACGAAATCCTGTCTTCTTTGATTGAGCATTACCACCAGTACGGCAAAATCACAGATAAGAGCGTGCATAAATTCCTGGCCGCCGACAATGACTTTGAGGACGATGTGGTCATCACCAGCCCAGATGTGATTGTGTACGGCAGCAAGGGCGGCGTGATCAAGGCCAAAAACCCCAGCCAGCACCGTTTGGTAGAAGCCATCGCCAAGAACGATTTAATCTTTGCCATGGGCCCCGCCGGTACCGGTAAAACGTTTATCTCGGTGGCCATGGCCGTGCGCGCACTCAAAAACAAAGAAGTCAAGAAAATCATCATTTCGCGCCCCGTGGTGGAAGCCGGTGAAAGCCTGGGTTTCTTGCCCGGCGACATGAAAGACAAGATTGACCCGTATCTACGGCCCATCTATGACGCCCTGGAAGAAATGATTCCGGTAGAAAAGCTGAAGTATTACTATGAAAACAAAATCATAGAAATAGCCCCTTTGGCCTACATGCGCGGCCGTACCTTGAACAACGCGTTTGTTTTGCTAGACGAAGCCCAAAACACTACGCCCATGCAAATCAAGATGTTCATGACCCGTATGGGCCCTACGTCTAAAGTGATGATCAACGGCGACCGCACCCAGATTGACTTGCCGCGCAACCAACGCTCCGGCCTGATTGAGGCGATGACCGTGCTCAAAGACATCAAAGGTATCGGTTTCGTAGAAATGGCGTCTGAAGACGTGGTGCGTCACCGCCTGGTGAAAAACATTGTGGAAGCCTACACCAAATTTGACGAGAAACGCCAGAAAGACCGTGAAGAGCGCGAAAAGTCCGGCGACACCGACAACCAGGACGCCCCGCGCCGCCGCCAGAACTTCCGGCGCTATGATGATTAA
- a CDS encoding S-adenosyl-l-methionine hydroxide adenosyltransferase family protein, giving the protein MGFLTFLSDFGTTDHYVAAVKAKILTLNPEQVIVDISHHVEPFNIAHALHVINSVYQDFPEGTVHLLAVDTHGTKNGRYQAALYKGHYFVCADNGLLSLITENDPRQLVDLPAQPDSSSPCRDIMAPAAVGLANGANMAEVGELAEDMVQRINRQLRLNDHSIIGHVVHVDHYGNLITDISQDSVDAIGHGRPYTIQFNREVIDRVSRRYNQPGEGDCVALFNRQGFLTIGINKGHASELLGMYFDSRVEVHFTPDPAE; this is encoded by the coding sequence ATGGGTTTTCTCACGTTTTTATCAGACTTCGGCACTACTGACCACTACGTAGCCGCCGTAAAAGCTAAAATACTGACGCTCAACCCAGAGCAAGTGATTGTAGACATTTCGCACCACGTGGAGCCCTTCAATATTGCCCACGCGCTGCACGTGATCAACTCCGTGTACCAAGACTTCCCGGAGGGCACGGTGCACCTCCTGGCGGTGGACACGCACGGCACCAAGAACGGCCGCTACCAGGCCGCGCTCTACAAAGGCCATTATTTTGTCTGCGCCGACAACGGTTTGCTTTCCTTGATCACCGAGAACGACCCGCGCCAGTTGGTGGATTTGCCGGCCCAACCAGATTCCTCGTCGCCCTGCCGTGATATTATGGCCCCCGCAGCGGTGGGCCTGGCCAACGGCGCCAACATGGCCGAGGTAGGCGAACTGGCCGAAGACATGGTGCAGCGCATTAACCGCCAGCTTCGGCTTAACGACCACTCCATTATTGGCCATGTGGTACACGTAGACCACTACGGCAACCTGATCACCGACATAAGCCAGGACAGCGTAGACGCCATTGGCCACGGCCGCCCCTACACCATCCAGTTCAACCGCGAAGTTATTGACCGCGTGAGCCGCCGCTACAACCAACCTGGCGAAGGCGATTGCGTGGCGCTGTTCAACCGCCAGGGTTTCCTGACCATTGGCATCAACAAAGGCCACGCCTCTGAACTGCTGGGCATGTACTTTGACTCCCGCGTAGAAGTCCATTTCACCCCAGACCCCGCTGAATAA
- a CDS encoding putative quinol monooxygenase yields the protein MLIRLVRMTFTEENVPAFLEIFKASRDKIAAFPGCRSVELLQDYHLPHVYSTYSHWDSDEALNHYRKSEFFGSVWKPTKALFSEPAQAFSFKLAMV from the coding sequence ATGTTGATACGGCTAGTGCGCATGACCTTTACCGAAGAAAACGTGCCGGCGTTCCTGGAGATTTTTAAGGCGTCTAGAGACAAGATTGCGGCGTTCCCGGGTTGCAGAAGCGTGGAATTGCTGCAGGATTACCATTTGCCCCACGTGTACAGCACCTACAGCCACTGGGACTCTGACGAAGCCTTGAACCATTACCGGAAATCTGAGTTTTTCGGGAGCGTCTGGAAACCCACCAAGGCCTTGTTTTCTGAGCCCGCGCAGGCATTTTCCTTCAAGCTTGCTATGGTCTAA
- a CDS encoding iron-sulfur cluster co-chaperone HscB C-terminal domain-containing protein, with the protein MNYFEFYQIPESFLPDEIAIQTKYYALSREFHPDFYTLEPQEKQQEILEKSTLNTNAYKTLSHVDRRMQYILEQHGLLEEGGQNDLPQDFLMEMMELNEQLMDLEMDFDRLQFKVVADQTQEIEGALKASIWPVLETYESLPPDSQKEALLQVKNYYLKQRYLLRIKESLNKFAPTSDE; encoded by the coding sequence GTGAACTACTTTGAATTTTACCAGATACCGGAAAGCTTCTTGCCCGACGAGATAGCCATTCAGACCAAATACTACGCCCTGAGCCGCGAGTTCCACCCAGATTTCTACACGCTGGAGCCCCAGGAGAAGCAGCAGGAAATTCTGGAGAAGTCCACGCTCAACACCAACGCCTACAAAACGCTCTCCCACGTTGACCGCCGCATGCAGTACATTCTGGAACAGCACGGCCTGTTGGAGGAAGGCGGCCAGAACGACCTGCCCCAGGATTTCCTGATGGAGATGATGGAACTGAACGAGCAACTGATGGACCTGGAAATGGACTTTGATAGGCTGCAGTTTAAGGTGGTGGCAGACCAAACCCAGGAAATAGAGGGCGCGCTCAAAGCCAGCATCTGGCCCGTGCTGGAAACCTATGAAAGTTTACCACCTGATTCTCAGAAAGAAGCCCTGTTGCAGGTAAAAAATTATTACCTAAAACAGCGCTACCTCTTGCGAATCAAAGAATCATTGAATAAGTTTGCACCCACTTCAGACGAATAA